From a single Fulvivirga ulvae genomic region:
- a CDS encoding DNA polymerase III subunit encodes MRFANIKGLEDVKERLINAVNHGQIAHAQLFLGKAGSPNLPMALAYAAYLNCTNRTETDSCGECPSCSKNTKFIHPDMHFVMPVSATKNVTGKDVVSTSFLKEWRTFLTESPFGNLDSWTGQFGGEDKQVNISKEESRQIVKNLSLKAFEGAYKVMTIWLPEYMHPSAANGILKILEEPPEQTVFLLVSNDAERLLTTILSRTQIVTIPKLTDENLAAMLIEQHHVESQKAAELAHLADGDLNQAIKLISNIEDNSHLLFTEWMRDCFKKDYTQLVNRSDQFHGMNKVAQKSLFLYALNMLRESLVYQTAPQLKRVNGAIDSFIENFSKVMDGDKVSRISLLINEAHYHLERNASPKMVFLDLSLHIARIIK; translated from the coding sequence ATGCGATTTGCTAATATCAAAGGGCTGGAAGACGTAAAGGAGCGGTTGATCAACGCGGTGAACCACGGGCAAATAGCCCATGCCCAGTTGTTTTTAGGCAAAGCGGGTAGCCCTAACCTACCTATGGCCCTGGCATATGCCGCTTACCTTAACTGCACCAACCGGACAGAAACCGATTCATGCGGAGAATGCCCCTCCTGCTCGAAAAATACTAAATTCATTCATCCCGACATGCATTTTGTAATGCCGGTAAGTGCCACTAAAAATGTAACCGGAAAGGATGTTGTAAGTACAAGCTTTCTCAAGGAATGGAGGACTTTTCTTACAGAATCACCCTTCGGTAACCTTGATAGCTGGACAGGTCAGTTTGGAGGCGAAGACAAACAGGTAAATATATCCAAGGAGGAAAGCCGCCAGATAGTAAAAAACTTATCACTAAAAGCCTTTGAAGGTGCGTATAAGGTTATGACCATCTGGCTTCCCGAGTATATGCACCCTTCGGCCGCCAATGGCATATTGAAAATACTGGAAGAACCGCCGGAGCAAACCGTATTCCTGCTGGTTTCCAATGATGCGGAAAGGTTGCTAACCACTATCCTTTCCCGTACCCAGATAGTAACTATACCCAAACTAACTGACGAAAACCTCGCAGCCATGCTTATTGAGCAACACCATGTGGAATCGCAAAAAGCTGCAGAATTAGCTCATTTGGCTGATGGAGATCTCAACCAGGCTATTAAGCTCATCAGCAACATAGAAGACAACAGCCATCTGCTCTTTACAGAGTGGATGCGCGACTGCTTTAAGAAAGACTATACACAACTGGTCAACCGCAGCGACCAGTTTCATGGCATGAACAAAGTGGCTCAAAAAAGCCTGTTTTTGTATGCATTGAACATGTTGCGCGAATCTCTGGTTTACCAAACGGCCCCTCAGCTTAAAAGGGTCAATGGCGCAATTGACAGCTTTATAGAAAATTTCAGCAAAGTTATGGATGGTGATAAAGTCAGCCGGATTTCTTTACTGATCAATGAAGCACACTATCATTTAGAGCGGAATGCAAGCCCTAAAATGGTATTTTTAGATCTTTCATTACATATCGCCAGAATCATCAAATAA
- a CDS encoding ABC transporter ATP-binding protein, with protein sequence MKTFFRVFKYGRNLAAFLPQYAAYILLAVIFSAINFTLLIPLLSVLFETESAKEVVDPGSFELSTDYIVDYFYYTFGNIIEQHGKQEALLFVCIIVIVSVFITNIFRYLATIIVTKIRLDVVKYLRMDIYNRVSSMHLGYFTNERKGDLMSRITNDVQEVEASILSSPKALFREPVTIIIYFIFLFTISAKLTIFTILVLPITGGALAEIVRRLKKRAVQSQESLGRIVNILDETLGGMRIVKAFNARKYVTDKIDRETDYYRRVNLSYSYKRELGSPVSEFLGVAIVCIIIYYGGSLVLSADGSLDGPQFIAYLAIFSQIISPGKAFAAGISGLHKGIASGERIFKVIDSTPAIVNKPDAIEISDFKEEVVFDQVSFAYDKETVLKDISFTVKKGKTIALVGPSGGGKSTLADLIPRFYDPTQGAVKIDGVDIRDYDVESVRRLMGIVAQESILFNDTIFNNIAFGIENADREKVINAAKIANAHSFIMEMENGYDTNIGDRGMKLSGGQRQRISIARAVMKNPPILILDEATSALDSESEKLVQEALSNLMKNRTSVVIAHRLSTIQHADEILVIQSGEEVERGTHDELVAREGLYKKLNVMQNT encoded by the coding sequence ATGAAAACATTTTTTAGAGTATTTAAATACGGGCGTAACCTGGCGGCATTCTTACCACAGTATGCGGCCTATATTTTATTAGCGGTTATTTTTAGTGCGATCAATTTTACGCTGCTTATCCCCTTGCTGAGTGTACTGTTTGAAACAGAGAGTGCCAAGGAGGTGGTGGACCCGGGATCGTTTGAGCTTAGCACTGATTATATTGTCGATTACTTTTACTACACCTTTGGTAATATCATCGAGCAACATGGCAAGCAGGAGGCTCTCTTGTTTGTTTGTATTATAGTTATTGTCTCTGTTTTTATTACAAATATTTTCAGGTATCTGGCCACGATAATTGTAACTAAAATAAGGCTTGATGTGGTTAAATATCTTAGGATGGATATCTATAACCGTGTTTCGTCCATGCACCTGGGGTATTTTACCAATGAGCGGAAAGGTGATTTGATGTCGCGGATCACGAATGATGTTCAGGAGGTCGAAGCTTCTATTCTAAGTAGCCCCAAGGCCCTTTTTAGAGAGCCGGTTACTATTATTATATATTTCATTTTCCTTTTTACCATTTCTGCAAAGCTTACAATATTTACTATTCTTGTGCTGCCGATTACTGGTGGTGCACTTGCAGAAATTGTGAGGCGTCTGAAAAAGAGAGCAGTGCAAAGCCAGGAATCCCTTGGGAGGATAGTAAATATACTTGATGAGACTTTGGGAGGTATGCGTATTGTGAAGGCTTTTAATGCTCGCAAGTATGTGACTGACAAAATTGACAGGGAAACAGATTATTACAGGAGAGTAAACTTGTCATATTCTTACAAAAGAGAGTTGGGGTCTCCCGTTTCCGAGTTTTTGGGGGTAGCTATTGTTTGTATAATTATTTACTACGGAGGGTCCCTGGTGCTTTCGGCTGACGGAAGTCTGGATGGGCCACAGTTTATCGCTTATCTGGCCATTTTCTCACAAATAATTTCTCCGGGCAAGGCATTTGCTGCAGGTATATCCGGGCTTCATAAAGGTATAGCCTCCGGCGAGCGGATATTTAAAGTAATAGACTCTACCCCCGCCATTGTCAATAAACCAGATGCCATCGAGATCAGTGATTTTAAGGAGGAGGTAGTGTTTGATCAGGTAAGTTTTGCCTACGATAAAGAGACAGTGCTGAAAGATATTTCCTTCACTGTTAAAAAGGGCAAAACCATAGCATTGGTGGGCCCATCCGGTGGCGGTAAGTCCACGCTGGCAGACCTTATCCCCAGGTTCTATGATCCCACTCAGGGTGCTGTTAAGATTGATGGCGTTGATATCAGGGACTATGATGTGGAGTCAGTACGCAGGTTAATGGGAATAGTGGCCCAGGAATCGATTCTCTTCAATGATACTATATTTAACAACATCGCTTTTGGTATTGAAAATGCTGACCGTGAAAAAGTGATCAATGCTGCAAAAATTGCCAATGCCCATAGTTTTATAATGGAAATGGAAAATGGCTACGATACAAACATTGGTGACAGAGGGATGAAGCTTTCAGGTGGACAGAGACAAAGGATAAGCATTGCCAGAGCAGTGATGAAAAACCCTCCGATCCTCATACTGGACGAGGCCACGTCTGCCCTTGACTCTGAGTCGGAAAAGCTCGTGCAGGAGGCGCTCTCAAATCTTATGAAAAACAGGACTTCGGTAGTTATAGCTCATCGGTTGAGCACGATACAACATGCAGACGAGATACTTGTTATACAGTCAGGAGAGGAGGTAGAGAGGGGTACACACGATGAATTAGTGGCCCGTGAGGGGTTATACAAAAAATTAAATGTGATGCAGAATACTTAA
- a CDS encoding GlmU family protein, whose product MNIILFDDPFIRQSLLPLTFTRPVAEIRVGILTISDKWDKRLEGNISFHTIDYLKEKYPCLAGDNNIWINGALCPSQELIQAIHALTPETALIKGDTILAARTGYGEYDHLKNLKHKSFAGQATLIDQPWKIFKENATQLRLDFDLITHDRISEDIMDPHTVVYGEENLFVEEGATIKAAIINAEAGPVYIGKNTVVHEGAIIRGSLALCEGAQLSMGAKMRGDSTVGPYCKVGGEVSNSVIFGYSNKSHDGFLGNSVIGEWCNLGADTNTSNLKNNYANVKIWDYGKSGFKNTDEMFCGLIMGDHSKCGINTMFNTGTVVGVSANIFGSGFPRNFIPSFSWGGAGGFITYRLDKANEVIDMVMQRRGMIYDSSEQEIIKNIFDLTAEFRYWEKN is encoded by the coding sequence ATGAATATTATTCTCTTTGATGATCCTTTCATCAGGCAATCTCTCTTACCACTAACGTTTACCAGACCGGTAGCAGAAATCCGTGTGGGTATACTCACAATTTCTGACAAGTGGGATAAGAGACTTGAAGGTAATATTTCCTTTCATACCATAGATTACCTGAAAGAAAAATACCCTTGTCTGGCCGGCGACAATAATATCTGGATAAACGGGGCTCTTTGCCCCAGTCAGGAGCTGATTCAGGCCATTCATGCACTTACTCCTGAAACTGCCCTGATAAAAGGCGACACGATACTGGCCGCCCGTACCGGGTACGGGGAGTACGACCACCTCAAAAATCTAAAACACAAGTCATTTGCCGGTCAGGCCACACTCATAGATCAGCCATGGAAAATATTCAAAGAAAATGCAACCCAACTCAGGCTTGACTTTGACCTGATCACCCATGACAGGATATCTGAAGATATAATGGATCCGCACACCGTGGTATATGGAGAAGAAAACCTGTTTGTAGAAGAAGGAGCTACCATCAAAGCGGCGATTATTAATGCTGAAGCAGGCCCTGTATATATTGGTAAGAATACAGTAGTCCATGAAGGCGCTATTATCAGAGGCTCTTTAGCATTATGCGAAGGGGCTCAGCTGAGCATGGGAGCCAAAATGCGTGGAGATTCTACGGTCGGCCCCTATTGTAAGGTTGGCGGTGAAGTGAGCAATTCGGTTATATTCGGATATAGCAACAAAAGCCATGATGGTTTTTTAGGAAACTCCGTTATAGGCGAGTGGTGCAACCTGGGTGCTGACACCAACACCTCTAATCTGAAAAACAATTATGCTAATGTAAAGATCTGGGACTATGGAAAGAGCGGGTTCAAAAACACCGATGAAATGTTTTGCGGACTGATCATGGGTGACCATTCCAAATGTGGCATCAACACCATGTTTAATACCGGTACGGTGGTGGGTGTATCCGCCAATATATTTGGTTCCGGATTTCCCCGTAATTTTATTCCATCGTTTTCATGGGGTGGTGCCGGCGGTTTTATTACTTACAGGCTTGATAAAGCTAATGAAGTTATAGATATGGTGATGCAAAGGCGCGGAATGATATACGATAGCTCTGAGCAGGAGATTATAAAAAATATTTTCGATTTAACGGCCGAATTCAGGTACTGGGAGAAAAATTAA
- a CDS encoding YifB family Mg chelatase-like AAA ATPase, producing MLAKTFGAAVYGVDAKVITIEVNVGKGTRFHMSGLPDSAVKESEHRVESAIKNYGFRMPRIKVVVNLAPADIRKEGSAYDLPIGLCILKASGQITAELLDQYMIMGELSLDGTLRPIKGVLPIAIEARKNKYKGLVLPKENAQEAAIVNDIDVIGVSNINEAVEFFEGKMQIEPLEVDTRDVFMAELNNYDVDFKDVQGQENIKRALEIAAAGGHNVIMIGPPGAGKTMLAKRLSSILPPLSLHEALETTKIHSVAGKMGSNSSLISTRPYRSPHHTISDVALVGGGGNPQPGEISLSHNGVLFLDELPEFKRTVLEVMRQPMEERKVTISRAKISLDYPANFMLIASMNPCPCGYYNHPEKECVCAPGVVQRYLSKVSGPLLDRIDLHVEVTPVSFDEMTANRKTESSTEIRERVIRARETQAGRFKDNATIHSNAMMPSQMVKDVCEINEAGKTLLKTAMERLGLSARAYDRILKVSRTIADLAGSDEIKIEHLAEAIQYRSLDREGWAG from the coding sequence ATGCTGGCAAAAACTTTTGGGGCCGCTGTTTACGGTGTAGATGCCAAGGTAATTACTATTGAAGTTAATGTAGGGAAAGGTACCAGGTTTCATATGAGTGGCTTGCCCGATAGCGCTGTCAAGGAAAGTGAGCACCGGGTGGAGTCAGCCATAAAAAACTATGGTTTTAGAATGCCGCGGATTAAGGTAGTGGTAAACCTCGCGCCGGCTGACATACGGAAGGAGGGAAGTGCCTATGACCTGCCCATCGGGCTATGCATTTTAAAGGCTTCCGGTCAGATAACCGCAGAATTACTTGATCAATACATGATCATGGGAGAGCTTTCATTGGATGGTACTCTGCGCCCTATAAAAGGGGTGTTGCCCATAGCCATAGAAGCCAGGAAAAATAAATACAAGGGGCTGGTGCTGCCAAAAGAGAATGCTCAGGAGGCAGCCATTGTAAATGATATTGATGTTATTGGTGTCAGCAACATCAATGAAGCCGTTGAGTTTTTTGAGGGAAAAATGCAAATAGAGCCTCTGGAAGTAGATACCAGGGATGTTTTTATGGCCGAACTTAATAATTATGATGTCGACTTCAAAGATGTCCAGGGCCAGGAAAATATAAAAAGAGCTTTGGAAATAGCCGCTGCGGGTGGGCATAATGTTATCATGATTGGCCCTCCTGGAGCAGGAAAAACGATGCTTGCCAAGAGACTTTCTTCAATCTTGCCTCCATTATCGCTTCACGAGGCTCTGGAAACCACAAAAATACATTCGGTGGCAGGTAAAATGGGCTCAAATTCATCTTTGATCTCAACACGCCCTTATCGTTCCCCCCATCATACCATCAGCGATGTGGCTTTGGTGGGTGGAGGAGGTAATCCTCAGCCCGGTGAAATATCTTTGTCGCATAATGGGGTATTGTTTTTAGATGAACTTCCTGAGTTTAAAAGGACAGTACTTGAGGTGATGCGCCAGCCGATGGAGGAAAGGAAAGTAACCATCTCCCGGGCTAAAATATCATTGGACTATCCGGCTAACTTTATGCTCATAGCCAGCATGAATCCGTGCCCTTGCGGGTATTACAATCATCCTGAAAAAGAATGCGTGTGTGCTCCCGGCGTAGTACAGAGATACCTGAGTAAAGTGAGCGGACCACTACTGGACAGAATAGACCTCCATGTGGAAGTTACTCCTGTATCGTTTGATGAAATGACAGCAAACAGAAAGACCGAAAGTAGCACTGAAATAAGAGAGCGTGTGATCCGGGCAAGGGAAACCCAGGCCGGTCGCTTTAAAGATAATGCTACAATCCACTCCAACGCTATGATGCCGTCGCAGATGGTAAAGGATGTATGCGAAATCAATGAAGCCGGTAAAACATTGCTAAAGACTGCCATGGAAAGGTTGGGCCTTTCAGCGCGTGCATATGACAGGATATTAAAAGTATCCAGAACTATTGCAGACCTGGCAGGTTCTGACGAAATTAAAATTGAACATCTGGCCGAAGCCATTCAATACAGAAGCCTGGACCGGGAAGGCTGGGCAGGCTGA
- the lpcA gene encoding D-sedoheptulose 7-phosphate isomerase has protein sequence MDNYKLIKQELLQASDVLDKFLTDPNSLKQITAAVELFVTAFKNGGKAISCGNGGSHCDAMHFAEELTGRFRDERVPLPAVAISDPSYMSCVGNDYGFERVFSRFTEAFAGENDVLLAISTSGKSKNVLEAAKVAKKKGAKVVALTGNGGGELAELADVEIRVPHFGYADRIQEIHIKVIHIIILLIEKSYL, from the coding sequence ATGGATAACTACAAGTTGATAAAGCAGGAGCTCCTTCAGGCTTCTGATGTACTTGATAAATTTTTAACAGACCCCAATAGTTTAAAGCAAATCACTGCTGCCGTTGAACTTTTCGTTACTGCTTTTAAAAATGGCGGTAAGGCCATTTCCTGTGGTAACGGAGGCTCTCATTGTGATGCGATGCATTTTGCGGAGGAGCTTACAGGGAGGTTCAGGGATGAACGGGTCCCACTTCCCGCTGTTGCCATATCAGATCCGAGTTACATGTCATGTGTTGGTAATGATTATGGCTTCGAAAGGGTTTTTTCCCGGTTTACGGAAGCGTTTGCCGGAGAAAATGATGTTTTGCTGGCTATCAGTACCAGTGGAAAATCTAAAAATGTATTAGAGGCTGCCAAGGTAGCCAAAAAGAAAGGTGCCAAAGTAGTAGCACTTACAGGTAACGGTGGCGGAGAGCTGGCCGAGCTGGCCGATGTTGAGATCAGAGTGCCCCACTTTGGTTATGCGGATCGTATCCAGGAAATTCACATCAAAGTTATACACATAATTATTTTATTGATAGAAAAATCTTATTTATAG
- a CDS encoding TonB-dependent receptor plug domain-containing protein, giving the protein MTIEELMQIEIYSVTKKAESLFDTPLSSSTLTADEIINSGATSIPEALRLIPGLIVREQANGTYDVHLRGFDNLTRYSRGADAANYITLIMIDDRPIFNNNQGGVYWETIPISLIDIDRIEVIRGPAAPLYGPNAVAGVINIITKELKKDGLTLNADVRAGMPNTHIGGIGAGYKFNDKISTYVSGNYEVRDRHDDLYFEYASDSYKPINELISVDGLQQSVPQEFITDYKRSVDKKGANLFLDYHPVDDLNIELQAGLQKSQVQKVYITNDWSPLSTSENETKYINLSTTKGNLKGRVSYVNGMDHFNKGMQFPLLKYDHETLNASVEYDWSLTDDLSVRPGAFYQSATYSDKDYVSPQSGIIGILNAKRTITNSALSLTADYNLTESLRLVGGVRLDEFSSPNDIYMSYQISGTYHLNKNNIVRAVYSKSSSGSFIGSNYANIYAEVPIPGIQGAEALISYSGNKDLKLFQINMLELGFRSKIKSNLELDIEIFRQIGKDMYFLLQDRAPEPYIAEISQYFYFENIDTKAIQNGITLSANYVASSKLHIKPFVTWQNTEVENTPTGFNTEAVDPVNNINTTVTVTNDQTPSLFGGIYINYKPVKQLNVNLNPYYMSSQHQYSFYSQINPATRSGEIDSKLILNAKVSYDVTKNINVYVNARNAFNDQSREFMGADGNGTVLLGGLRVSL; this is encoded by the coding sequence ATGACTATTGAAGAGTTGATGCAGATTGAAATATATTCTGTTACAAAAAAAGCAGAATCACTTTTCGATACGCCTTTATCCAGCTCTACACTCACCGCGGATGAAATAATTAATTCGGGAGCAACCAGCATTCCCGAAGCTCTCAGGCTGATCCCTGGATTAATTGTAAGAGAGCAGGCCAACGGCACGTATGATGTACACCTGAGAGGATTTGACAACCTGACAAGGTACAGCAGGGGGGCAGATGCTGCAAATTACATCACACTTATCATGATAGACGACCGGCCGATTTTCAATAATAATCAGGGCGGAGTGTATTGGGAGACTATCCCTATAAGCCTGATCGATATTGATAGAATCGAGGTTATACGAGGGCCTGCTGCACCTTTATACGGACCAAATGCAGTGGCTGGTGTAATCAATATCATTACAAAAGAATTAAAAAAAGACGGGCTTACGCTAAATGCCGATGTCAGGGCAGGTATGCCCAATACCCACATAGGCGGCATAGGAGCCGGGTATAAATTTAATGATAAAATCAGCACATATGTATCGGGAAATTATGAAGTTCGAGACAGACATGATGATTTGTACTTTGAATATGCTTCAGACTCCTACAAGCCTATTAACGAATTGATTTCAGTTGATGGATTGCAACAATCCGTGCCTCAAGAATTTATCACTGATTATAAAAGATCTGTCGACAAAAAAGGAGCCAATCTTTTCCTGGACTATCATCCTGTTGATGACCTAAATATTGAGCTACAGGCCGGGCTGCAAAAGTCTCAGGTTCAAAAAGTATACATTACCAATGACTGGTCTCCGCTTTCCACTTCTGAGAATGAAACAAAGTATATAAACCTCAGTACAACCAAAGGTAATCTTAAAGGGAGAGTGTCCTATGTAAATGGAATGGACCATTTCAACAAAGGCATGCAATTCCCTCTGCTTAAATATGACCATGAAACCCTAAACGCGTCCGTTGAATATGACTGGAGCCTGACAGATGACTTGTCCGTAAGGCCGGGTGCTTTTTATCAGTCAGCCACCTACAGCGATAAAGATTATGTGTCACCTCAATCCGGGATCATAGGCATTCTAAATGCAAAACGAACAATAACAAATTCAGCCCTTTCACTAACCGCTGATTATAACCTGACTGAATCTTTAAGACTGGTCGGTGGAGTTCGCCTTGATGAATTTTCATCGCCCAATGACATTTACATGTCCTATCAAATATCAGGCACATACCACCTCAATAAAAACAATATTGTGAGAGCTGTATATTCAAAATCCAGCAGCGGCTCTTTTATAGGCTCTAACTATGCAAATATATATGCAGAAGTGCCGATTCCCGGAATACAGGGAGCAGAAGCATTGATCAGCTATTCCGGCAATAAAGACCTGAAGTTATTTCAAATAAATATGCTGGAACTTGGCTTCCGTTCAAAAATCAAGAGTAACCTGGAGCTTGATATTGAAATTTTCAGACAAATCGGGAAAGACATGTATTTCCTTCTTCAGGACAGGGCGCCGGAACCTTACATAGCAGAAATATCTCAGTATTTTTACTTTGAGAATATAGATACAAAGGCTATTCAAAATGGCATCACACTATCCGCTAATTATGTTGCCAGTAGCAAGCTCCATATCAAGCCATTTGTTACCTGGCAAAATACAGAAGTAGAGAATACTCCTACGGGGTTCAACACTGAAGCGGTGGACCCGGTCAACAACATTAACACTACCGTAACAGTTACCAATGACCAAACACCATCCCTGTTTGGAGGTATATATATTAATTACAAGCCTGTTAAGCAACTTAACGTTAACCTCAATCCTTATTATATGAGCAGCCAGCATCAGTACAGTTTTTACAGCCAGATAAACCCTGCCACCAGGTCAGGGGAAATAGACAGTAAACTTATCCTGAATGCAAAAGTCTCGTACGATGTTACAAAAAACATTAATGTATATGTGAACGCCAGAAATGCATTTAACGACCAAAGCCGTGAGTTTATGGGAGCTGATGGAAATGGTACTGTCCTGTTGGGTGGGTTGAGAGTATCCTTATAG
- a CDS encoding type B 50S ribosomal protein L31, which translates to MKKDIHPEYRDVVFYDTSSEHKFMTKSTMTTGETIKWEDGNEYPLIKVEVSSASHPFYTGKKLFVDTAGRVEKFNKKYKKK; encoded by the coding sequence ATGAAAAAAGACATACATCCGGAATACAGAGACGTAGTTTTCTATGACACTTCAAGTGAGCACAAGTTTATGACGAAGTCTACAATGACTACTGGCGAAACTATCAAATGGGAAGACGGCAACGAATACCCTTTGATAAAAGTTGAAGTTAGTTCTGCTTCTCACCCATTCTATACTGGCAAAAAACTATTTGTGGATACTGCTGGTAGAGTTGAGAAATTTAACAAGAAATATAAGAAGAAGTAA